Part of the Pelobates fuscus isolate aPelFus1 chromosome 12, aPelFus1.pri, whole genome shotgun sequence genome, ACCCATGCTTAGCACTATCTGTCTGCTGGCACAGATTTTCAAAGTGTGAGTCCACGCCATTTAAAGCGTCAAATTCCTGCTAGTCGTCAGCTTCTGGCTGCCTTCTACTCCACATCTCAATCACGTGCTTTCATTTGAAGTATTCAGATATATACGATTATTGTGGTTGTGTTAAAAAATTACACTCTTAAACTAAGTAATGACCTGCAGCACTCACATACTGTCCTCACGGGGGACAGACCTCAAAAGGCAATTAGAGGACACGTTTTTTCTGCAGAATAAACCAACTAGGTCATCTGTATTAATCATTTGCCCTTTAAGTTCATATGTCATATCATGACAATAACTGGTTTAACTGCTTGTTTTTGTTTAGAAAATGCCTACCTTTAAATTGACCACACAGGCTTACTGCAAAATGATGCTTCATGGAGCAAAATATTCGTTCTGTTCTGTTAATGGCATTTTAGTGGCAGAGAAGCAGAAGCGAAGAGATGGACAGCAGCAGGTCCTGTTTGTGGACTGCATCCCACTTTTCCACGGTACCATAGCACTGGCACCAGTACTAGAGGTAGCATTAACCTTGGTAAGTCGTGTAAACGTATATCTGCCTGTCACGATGCTGAACTATTAATGCTGTGTAATggtgtacattttaaattaagggcTGTTTTGGGATTGTCTGCTTTGCATTCACAgacatccagaaaaaaaaaagctatcacCGAAGTCCTGATTGTTGCTGGGAAATTCAGATTTTTCTATTCTTGTCCGTTCGTTTAACGTCTATTCAATAACCAAGAACGCATAAAAAATATCAGATTTTCTACTGCGAATCCCAATTAGTGGAAGTCTATTATTAAACATAGACtttaatttagaaagtaaaactaGGTGTGTCCCATAACTTCTTCCATTAAAGATGGATTTTTAATGATGCaccttttaaagggttactccaaccaccatgaccacttctgcttttaagtGGTCGTGGTGGTAGGACTCTGTATGCGCAGCATTTCTACTTGAAATGTTACACCTACAGAGATACTTGCCCCTTTTTTGCTCGGGGCTAGTAACACCCCTGGCCCATGTTGGACTGTCAGATCTCTATTCTGTGCAAAATTTACATCTATCCACAGTACCCTAGCAACATCTTCTCCTTTGCAGGCTGCTCAACCTTCCTGCCCTACAAGCAGCCCCCACCCCTTTCTGCATGaaattgtttttgcttttttgttttgtgtccCTCACTCCCCAACTACTCTGAACAGGTCAAACTGTCTAATCTAatacttttctatgagaagcatttgatgggACCACGATCAGGCACCGCTGACGTCAGATGGGGCATGAAAGGCCGCACTGGTAGCTTCACCCAGCGTTGGAATGTGCGATGTTATACTCTGTAGTAATATGAAACAGCCCCGTATCATTTTACTTTTTTGCTTGTTTTCTAGTTAATGatgttttttaaaagtagaaGCAGGCCATTATGTTGTGTGATGAAGTGGAAACTGACATATTACTATAGCTTCTGCTGCAGGATTTTGTTACAAACACCATATATAgatgaccctttttttttttattttttttttttttttttaatttctttgtaCATTGACATCAAGCCATGTTCTACTTGACTGCATAGTAGATTGAATCAATGTTAAAGGTGGATGTGTCCATAAAGTATATGTAACAAATCCACTTTAACTATGGATTAGAAATTGCATATTTGTAGAATTAAAAAGCATATGTTTTCATTGGCAATAAATGTAGTTACCTTATGTTCCATTTATTTAAACTCCTGCTTTATAATCATCCTCCAGGTAATTGTGTACAATGCTTTTGACGGCCTTGTGTTTAATTCTTAGATTGACACGTGGTGCAAAGAGAATGACTATGTGATTGCTGGATATTACCAAGCCAATGAACGTCTGAAAGACTCATGGTAAGTCACCAGCTATAGCTTTAATGGTCCCTATCTTGGTTTGAATTCTTATGGCTTAAACAAATTCTAGAACAAGCAGTTTTTGTTACCATCTGCAAAGCCTTGTTATCTGATTACAATTATGATTTCTATAGAGAATGATCTGGCACATTCAAACTCGGAGAGACCCAGCAGAACACCAGCCAGAATGGGCCCTGATCACACTCCATAGCTGAGATGACTAATCTCTTGCAAGGCAGCTTTTGTGCATTGTTCCTCTTGGTTCTTAGCCATCCACACtgaatcatgggaaatgtaggccACAACAGCTGGTTTGTCAAAGATTGCTCACTATGGATAGTTGAGATTGCATCACAAGGAAGTTAAATATGATTGAAAGTTATATGGAATACTGATATGCAGATGGCGGTGAAGGTGGTAGTGATAAAGGTGTGACTGAGAGACAGTGGCCAAGATAATGGGGTAAAAAAAGCCAAAGATACAGAAACAGACAGATTTTGAAAAGGTTTGGACATAGAGGGAGATGCATGAAATGGATATAAATATAATCGATGATTTTcccattaaatatatttattaatatttgggCACATCACACTGAATATTTTGGATATGAGCCAGTTGAGGGGAATTCCTGTAGTCATGTGTACGTTAAGTTAATGAGGAAGTAAAAGATTTGCAGGTTATGGCGATCAAGCTTTGAGGAAAATTTAAGGATCTGCTCTGGAATTGCAGAGGGCTTGACATGAAAGCATTAAATACTAgttaacttttttccttttttaaaaaacaattttctGTAAATTTTTCTTTGTGCAGATAAACTTTTCTTGCTTTAGTCCCAACCAGGTTGCTGAAAGAATTGCTGCCCGGATTGCTGAAGGATTCAGTGATGCTGCCCTTATAATGGtattggaagcttgttttgtgaaTGTTCTTATTTGTTcttgttgtgtgttttttgttttttgttttgtgaatTCTTATCTCTTTGGCACTTATCTCctttgccttccttaacacacatcttcaactgctcgctctctcttctggcgttgtccctgctgaccttaaacatgccactgtagtacctatcttgAAAAAACCCATCTctcgacccgtcctccccctcttactatcgtcccatatccctgctccctttttcctcagagcttctggaaagacttttctttacctgtatgtctcacttcctcaattccaactctctccttgaccctcttcgaTCTGGCTtcagccccctccactctacagagactgctcttattatagtcactaacgacctaatcgcagctaaatccaaaggccactactctatactaattcttcttgacctctctgctgccttttacaccgttgatcatgctctccttcttcaaactctttaatcactctgtgacactgtcctctcttggttttcctcctatctctcccaacgctcatttagtgtctccttttctaatgatacctcctccctttgtcctgtctcggttggagcccCCCATGGCTCTATCTTTGGTCCCCCTTCTatgttctctttatactgcctcttttggcaaacttattacctcttttggattccattaccacctgtacgctgatgacacccagatatatctctcctccccggacctctcaccTGCCTTCCTGCTATGTGTCActacttgcctttcttccatctctgactggatgtcctcccgctttctgaaactcagtctctctaaaactgagctccttgtctttcctcctcctaatactgatcctcctctttcgctctttgttcaagttagtggtatccacatcagtccatcattgcaaacgcgctgtcttggcgtcatacttgattctggcctcacatccagtatgttgccaaatcctgtagattccatcttaaaaacatagcccgcatccgccactTTCTTActaaagatgctaccaaggagcctgtccatgctctagtaatctcttgcgtGAATTATTGTAACACTCTCCTAATCGGTCTTCCCAAAAAACATAtttccccgctacagtctgtaatgaacgctgctgccagactgattttcctctctagtcggtacTCTCAAACCTCACCCctatgtcagtccttacattggcttactGTATCCTTTAGGAGTCCATTCAAAGtgctaatccatacctataaagcactgaacaattctagcccctcttatctcttcacagatccataggtatgccccttctcggtctcttcgCGCtgcttctcctgtccgctgctcgcacgcgtacggccaactcacgcttcctatgtaatagcctgcctaccgccatcagtctctaccctagtcttcaatcatttaataagtgccttaaaacccatatctttatggcctcccagagtaacctctacctcacattcctgtctcttgctctctcctaaagggcagcatctctccctttctccctttctccctttctccctttctccctttctccctttctccccttctccccttctccccttctccccttctccccttctccccttctccccttctccccttctccccttctccccttctccccttctccccttctccccttctccccttctccccttctccccttctccccttctccccttctccccttctccccttctccccttctccccttctccccttctccccttctccccttctccccttctccccttctccccttctccccttctccccttctccccttctccccttctccccttctccccttctccccttctccccttctccccttctccccttctccccttctccccttctccccttctccccttctccccttctccccttctccccttctccccttctccccttctccccttctccccttctccccttctccccttctccccttctccccttctccccttctccccttctccccttctccccttctccccttctccccttctccccttctccccttctccccttctccccttctccccttctccccttctccccttctccccttctccccttctccccttctccccttctccccttctccccttctccccttctccccttctccccttctccccttctccccttctccccttctccccttctccccttctccccttctccccttctccccttctccccttctccccttctccccttctccccttctccccttctccccttctccccttctccccttctccccttctccccttctccccttctccccttctccccttctccccttctccccttctccccttctccccttctccccttctccccttctccccttctccccttctccccttctccccttctccccttctccccttctccccttctccccttctccccttctccccttctccccttctccccttctccccttctccccttctccccttctccccttctccccttctccccttctccccttctccccttctccccttctccccttctccccttctccccttctccccttctccccttctccccttctccccttctccccttctccccttctccccttctccccttctccccttctccccttctccccttctccccttctccccttctccccttctccccttctccccttctccccttctccccttctccccttctccccttctccccttctccccttctccccttctccccttctccccttctccccttctccccttctccccttctccccttctccccttctccccttctccccttctccccttctccccttctccccttctccccttctccccttctccccttctccccttctccccttctccccttctccccttctccccttctccccttctccccttgtAAGTTTTCTAGtaaatgtcctatttatagttaaatccccctctcataatattgtaaagcgctacggaatctgttagtgctatataaatggcaataataataaaacgcTATCTATAGTTATAGTACAGTGATGGCTAATTATGCTTAGTCATCCTTTATGTAATGTACAGTTGAGCAGTAACTGCTATAATGCATACTGTATGTTTTGCAGATAtgaatattttatctttttattggcTGACGTAGCATTTCAATCATTATTCACGTGGTTACATGGGTCTTGTGTATACCGGGTAATTCACTGATATTTCAAAAAGCATTATCAAAATGCTTTTATACAACTTACCGGTAATAGTAATTGATGCAAATCATTTAAACCATTTTTCCATTAAAACAATGAATATTGTTTTTCCCTGGGTTTTTGCCTGCGGTGGCTGATCTCTCTAACTCTCTCTGTAACATGATTTAACAGGACAAGTGGTAGATCTACATAGTGTCGCATAGTATCTGTATTCCCTCCTGACTCAGCCCCAGGCGATCACAGCCAGTGGGAGCTGAACCAGGACATAAGATACAGTTACTTTGCGGCTCTAGCAGTGAGAGATGGAGACTGTATTCTGGAAGGTTGCCTAGGGACCTAGAAAGAAAACAAACAGGGAGCAGTCTCCATGCAATTTAGAGACATTACAGTCTCCCAGTAATGTATACCTGCTTAGTAGGTTTTAAATTGTGATTTACTGAATGTAGATGTCACCCTTCTAAAACAGGATTTTGACGGAGGTATTTAGCCTCTGTCAAGGCTGTTGTACCCTACATCAGCCACCACGGTTAGCCATAGTCTGGCCGTGTTTGGTAGTCTTTCTAGTCTAGCTAAATTATTAGGGCAGGCAACATTTTTCTGAGCATCTGATAGTAAATACAGCTTTCATCAAAATGTCACTGCTTCCCTGTGCTtgattggagttttttttttaatccagtgtTTTTGTGGTAGCTACCATAGAACCTCACACTTCCAGCCATAATGTGGGATGATCATGTAAAATCCCTTGCAGGCTCCGATTTGCCTGCTATAAAACACTCCGTTATTTAATTAATATTACTacgatttattatattattttcggGAGATTATCTGAAGGCATCACACATCTCTCACACCTAAAAACTCACAGCTAGCTTTTCTCATTTGACAACCAGAGCAAATTATCTGAAGACCTGTTCCCCcacaaaaatgtgtttatttactaaaccgttcttgtagtgaattcaaaatgaactaAATTCTCCAACTTGGctcctggtttagtgaataaatgtgtGGCTAAGTGGTGGCTTACCTGAGTGCTGTGACGTACATTCAGTCCTAACCACCTTTCCACTGTTCTGGGTATTCTCTGTCTCAAACTGTGACCCAAGAGTTATGGTGTTAAattttacgtgtgtgtgtgtgtgtttttttttttcacaatggcAAAATAAAACGTTTTAATAGCTTTGTTAGAGATTTTGCTGGAAAATATCAACATATTACCAGAATTGTCAAAAACCCTAATTATTCTAATATGTTTGTTTCTTTACAGTGAGTCGAGTTTATaaacctttttaaaataaacccatATTTGCTCCCTAATTCCCCGTTCACACAATCAATAGAGCAAAATATTGCGCACACTTTGGCTCTCAGGAATCACATCTACCTAACGATGTATGTAGACAGCCAGCAGTAATGGAGACCTGGCATTGAATGGGCGTGCAGGGTTTGGGTACACAGCACTAGGTGAAAATATGAGCATCGAGTTTTAAATTTTTCTGAAAAAgctgttcaaatgatttaatattttgaaaaataatttaacatttggaatttttatacacacaccacgggctgcactcacctgaacatgctttcattatagggtgctgctggggccaaaatatgcaaaatacagaatccagcgcactcgcttattcactaaacagtgatttcaaatcttagcgattgcaatagttttatttaaaaacacctcacctaggcaaaaaataatgggggtttagttacattatatgatcatacattgcataagcctgccacactgtcaatgtaccccattcttggcaggtcctatcctagcagcctaatgcttgctcttatgagattaattcacttacttgggaaatacttccttactgggactctctgcaagtcaaggatAAATAGGGTCCtgtaatgaggcacctgtgacgaggagtggtgcaaaaccaaggatcTGGCCAGACTcccaaatatacaaacaaaaccaggagggctgcactcacctgaacatgcattcattatagggtgctgctggggccaaaatatacagaatccagcgcactcacttattcactaaacaatgatttcaaatgttagagattgcaatagttttatttaaaaacacctcacctaggcaaacaataatgggggtttagttacattatatgatcatatactgcataagccttgcagagagtcccagtaaggaagtatttcccaagtaagtggattaatctcataagagcaagcattaggctgctagtgtaggaacctgccaagaatgggctacattgacggtgtggcaggcttatgcaatatatgatcatataatacagtgtttcccaacccagtcctcaaggcacacctaccagtccaggatttaaggattacccagttttgtctaaggtgtttttagaaaaaaaaagaaaaaacaccttagacacaactgggtcacccctgaatcctggactggtaggtgtgccttgaggactgggttgggaaacactgatataatgtaactaaacccccattttaGTTActtggtgaggtgtttttaaataaaactattgcaatcgctaagattttaaatcattgtttagggaataagcgagtgcgctggattctgtaattatgtatgtatgcatccatccatccatccatccatccctccctccctccctccctccctccctccctctcctccccccccccaatataggaATATCAAAaagataccggcactctaggcttTGTTCATCCGATTTTTATTTTTGGTGAATCCAAAGATGTCAATGTTTCATCTCCCAGTCGGAGCTTTTTTACAATTttggaaaaattattttaaaaaaacctcTCCAAAATCCAAAACTATTTactgtatatactagagtataagccgaccagaatataagccgaggccctttaattttaccccaaaaaactgtgaaaacgtattgactcgagtataagactagggtgggaaatgcagcagctactggtaaatttctaaataaaattagatcctaaaaaaattatattaattgaagatttatttacagtgtgtgtgtgtgtttgtgtatgtgttgcagagccttggtggggggggtgggcattttttttttttttttttattattttaatttaccgtatatactcgagtataagccgagtttttcagcacattttttgtgctgaaaaaccggaactcggcttatactcgagtcaatagtctgtattatggcaatttgcattgccataatacagactgagggagaggggggctggcagagatcttacttacccgtcctcgcgagacttacagtgtgagctgacagaagagctgaacggacggcgcggaggaggagagagctgacaggagctgcaggacgggtaagtaagatctctgccagcccccctctcccccccactgaactgccaatgccgctggaccaccagggaaggagcccccctccctgccatatataaagcagggaggggggacgaaaataaaaataataattaaatacaaaataataataagaaataataatgaaaaaatatattaaaataataaataaaataataaaattgcccacccccccaccactgcaacacacacacacacactgcacacatacacacacacactgcacacatacacacacacactgcactcatatacacacacacactgcactcatatacacacacacacacactgcactcataaatacacacacacactgcactcatatacacacacacacacacacactgcactcatatacacacacacacacacactgcactcatatacacacacacacactgcactcatatacacacacacacactgcactcatatacacacacacacacgctgcactcatacacacgctgcactcatacacacgatgcactcatacacacgatgcactcatacacacgatgcactcatacacacgctgcactcatacacacgctgcactcatacacacgctgcactcatacacacgctgcactcatacacacgctgcattcatacacacgctgcattcatacacacgctgcattcatacacacgctgcattcatacacacgctgcattcattatacacacactgtaaataaatattcaattaatatatttttttaggatctaattttatttagaaatttaccagtagctgctgcatttcccaccctagtcttatactcgagtcaataagttttcccagttttttggggtaaaattaggggcctcggcttatattcgggtcggcttatactcgagtatatacggtaattgtttttgttattatattattttattaaaaaaaaatttgccccccccctccctgcttgatacatggcagggaggggggctctcactccctggtggtccactggcattggcagttcagtggaggggggctggcagagagcattttcttacctttcctgcagctcctgtcagctccctcctcctccgcgccagtacggtcagctccctctgcaagtcccagtgtaagtcttgcggccgcactctgagacttacactgggacttgcagagggagctgaccggaccggcgcggaggaggagggagctgacaggagctgcaggagaggtaagaaaatgcttcctgccagccccatcctacacagccccattgtctgtattatggc contains:
- the EMC8 gene encoding ER membrane protein complex subunit 8: MPTFKLTTQAYCKMMLHGAKYSFCSVNGILVAEKQKRRDGQQQVLFVDCIPLFHGTIALAPVLEVALTLIDTWCKENDYVIAGYYQANERLKDSCPNQVAERIAARIAEGFSDAALIMVDNTKFSMDCIIPSINIYEHHDNRWKCRDQHENFFEDWPEAQRISASLMDSRSYESLVDFDSHLDDLRNDWANPDINKSIIHLC